From a single Tursiops truncatus isolate mTurTru1 chromosome 20, mTurTru1.mat.Y, whole genome shotgun sequence genomic region:
- the LOC101330755 gene encoding C-C motif chemokine 3-like translates to MKPWAPHPRPNKGRTPGLSLLFLYWQPRRVAPAVPCTFQDRPGPPIKRSEDSSHSRRRPAVGSSQAPSQLCPHSSACLSRIMKVIVATIFVLLCTMALCCYAKSRVYTAPTCCFTYTSRKIPHRKVVNFFKTSSQCSRPGIIFVTRKGLYICANPTDDWVQEYFRDLEKSP, encoded by the exons ATGAAACCCTGGGCACCCCACCCTCGCCCCAATAAAGGCAGAACCCCAGGTCTGAGCTTGCTTTTTCTCTACTGGCAACCTCGCCGTGTGGCCCCAGCAGTGCCGTGTACCTTCCAGGACCG CCCAGGACCACCTATTAAAAGGAGCGAAGACAGCTCACATTCCAGAAGGAGGCCAGCAGTAGGGAGTTCCCAAGCCCCATCTCAGCTCTGTCCACACTCTTCTGCCTGCCTGTCCCGCATCATGAAGGTCATCGTGGCTACCATCTTTGTCCTTCTCTGCACCATGGCCCTCTGCTGCTATGCAAAAA GTAGGGTTTACACCGCACCCACCTGCTGCTTCACCTACACCTCCCGGAAAATCCCCCACAGAAAAGTGGTTAACTTTTTTAAGACCAGCAGCCAGTGCTCCAGACCTGGTATCAT CTTCGTCACCAGAAAGGGCTTATATATCTGTGCCAATCCCACCGATGACTGGGTCCAGGAATACTTCAGGGACCTGGAGAAGAGCCCCTGA